cccacacaccacacccacaccacacccacacaccacacacaccacacccacacacccacaccacaccacacccacaccacacccacacacccacacccacacaccacacccacacacaccacacccacacacacccacacccacacaccacacccacacacacaccacacccacacacaccacaccacacccacaccacacccacacccacacaccacacccacacccacaccccacacccacacaccacacccacacacaccacacccacacacacccacaccacacccacacaccacacccacacacccacacccacacacaccacacccacaccacacccacacccacacacccacaccctAACACTACCCTAACACTACCCTATTCTAACCCTGATTTTACCTGTCTCCCAACTTACTCTCCATTACCCTACCTCTCCACTCGTTACCCTGTCTCATTCAACCGTACCACTCCCAACCACCATCCATCTCTCTACTTACTACCACCAACCCACCGTCCACCATAACCGTTACCCTCCAACTACCCGTATCCAACTCCACTACCGCTTACCCTACCATCGACCATGTCCTACTCACTGTACTGTTGTTCACCCACCATATTGAAACGTCTACAAATGATCGTAAATAATACACATATACTTATCCTACCACTCTAATCCCACTACCACATGCCATACTCACCTTCACTTGTATTCTGATCGGTCATACGCACACGGATGCTACAGTATATACCATCTCAAACTTACCCTACTTTCATATTCCACTCCATCACCCATCTCTCACCATCAGTACCAAATGCACTCGCATCATTATGCACGGCACTTGCCTCAGCGGTCTATACCCTGTGCCATTTACGCATAACGCCCATCATTATCCacattttaatatctatatctCATTCGGCGACAccaaatattgtataaCTGCCCTTAATACATACGTTATACCACTTTTACACCATATACTAACCACTCAATTTATACACACTTATGTCAATATAACCACAAAATCACCACTAAAATCacctaaacataaaaatattctactcttcaacaataataCATAAACACACTCAATTGCGTATCTATACCACCATGACGTCATTAACGTAAAAGTTCCTTAATATTGCAAATTGCTTGAACGGATGCCATTTCATGTTGAATGTGGTAACCCAATAGCATGATATGAGTAATGCTTTAGTATTGTTTCAGAGTTGTTTCAGTAATGTTTTAGACAAGGAGAACATATAGTAGCAAACCTCTAATCCGGTAGTACTTAAGAAACTACAGTTTCTATGTACGAAAGCAGTAACTATGTAATTATTACATTTACATGACATATAGGAAGGTCCAATAAACTTACTACATTATGACCTATAAGCTAGATCGTAATTCATTACGTCAACAGGTTATGAGCCCTCAGAGCAATGCTTCTGAGAACATAATCAATCTATCTAGCCCCAACAATTATAAACAGTGGCTGTACGGTATCGAGACCGCTGCTGAATATGCTAACGAATATATGAACGAATTCGTTCATACCGGAGATATCCAATCAATGAAAAGGGATTACAATCTCAGCGCGAATGATGAAAGCTTTGTCAAAACCGTATTTAACAGTTTCCTGGTAAAGCTCTACAAGAAAACTATCGTGGGTGAAGCTGCATGTGAAATGAACTGGATATGTGATGATTCGCTTGGAAGGGTCTCTGCTTATGATATTTTCTCGCACTTCGAAGAAAACTATAATGAAGTCACTATTGGATCCAGGCTTACTCTTATAGAGGACCTACCAAATATATCCTCCAAGCCTGTAGATGAAATtgcttcctttttgaaaactctATTCACGATGCTTGAAGACAATAGCGAAGAACaggacaaaaaaaaaagacgcGACACCAATATCGCGTTGTTATTAATGACCTTCTTACCCGAGTTAAAAGAATCATTCCACGAGAAATTCGGTGACTCTAAGGCTCTTCAGCTATCACAAGTCATTAGATTCTGTAAATTAAATGCGTCATCgaattcatcatcttcgGTCTCAGATGCATTGGTTGCACAAGACAGAAGAAACtatcaaaagaaaggaaataaGGGATGTATATAATTTACGGAGCTGATCATCGCATAAGCAACTGTTCTCTGCTTAAACGAAGAATACCAGAAGCACGAATCTTTAAATTATATCCTAATGACAAAACGAGTAGATCTTCATCTGCTAGTGTCGCGATTCCTGACTATGAAACGCAAGGCCAAACAGCAGGACAGATAACACCGAAGTCCTGGCTCTGTATGTTATCTTCGACTGTTCCAGCTACCAAATCCTCAGAATGGATTTTTGACACAGGATGTACTTCCCACATGTGCCACGACCgttccattttttcatcatttacTAGATCCTCTAGGAAAGACTTTGTCAGAGGAGTTGGCGGTTCCATACCCATCATGGGCTCCGGAACTGTAAACATTGGCACTGTTCAATTACATGACGTATCTTACGTTCCTGATTTACCAGTTAACCTGATATCCGTTTGAAAACTATGCACTAAATCAAACTCTTCTGTTACGTTCACAAAAGAGGGTGTCACTGTGCAATCACCTGATGATGTGGTTTCTACAGCTGGGTATTCACAATAAAAGACTCTGGGAAGTACAAAGCTCGCCTTGTCGCCCAAGGACATACTCAAAAGGCTGGTATTGACTATCAGGAAACCTTTGCACCAGTCATTCGATATGACTCTGTTAGATTATTTCTGGCCCTTGCTAGCTGCCTCAAACTAATAGTATATCAGATGGACGTTGACACTGCGTTTCTAAACTCAACCATGGATGAGCCGATCTACGTAAAACAACCACCCGGGTTTGTTAACGAGAGGAATCCCGACTATGTATGGGAACTATACGGCGGTATGTATGGACTCAAACAAGCCCCATTACTATGGAACGAACATATCAACAATACTCTTAAAAAGATTGGTTTCTGTCGACATGAAGGCGAACATGGCTTATATTTTCGTTCCACATCTGATGGTCCCATCTACATTGCCGTATACGTAGACGACTTACTTGTTGCTGCTCCCTCTCCTAAAATATATGACAGGGTTAAGCAAGAATTAACGAAATTATACTCAATGAAGGATCTCGGTAAAGTTGACAAATTCCTCGGTCTTAACATTCATCAATCGTCAAACGGAGACATCACTCTCTCCCTTCAAGACTATATTGCTAAAGCTGCATCTGAAAGCGAAATAAACACATTTAAACTTACACAGACTCCGCTCTGCAACTCAAAGCCTCTTTTCGAAACAACTTCCCCGCATCTAAAAGACATCACTCCTTATCAGAGCATAGTTGGTCAGCTTCTCTTTTGTGCAAATACTGGTCGTCCGGACATATCGTATCCAGTCTCATTACTCTCCAGGTTCCTTCGAGAACCTCGCGCAATCCATTTGGAGTCTGCTCGGCGGGTTCTACGGTACCTATATACCACCAGAAGTATGTGTCTCAAGTATCGTTCTGGATCTCAGTTGGCATTAACTGTATATTGTGATGCATCTCATGGAGCTATTCACGATCTACCACACTCTACTGGGGGGTACGTGACTCTACTTGCTGGTGCTCCCGTTACGTGGTCATCGAAGAAGCTCAAGGGTGTGATTCCTGTACCATCTACTGAGGCAGAATACATTACTGCAAGTGAAACTGTCATGGAGATATAATGGATTCAAAACTTGTTTGAACACTTAGGCCAGCCACTTATCTCATCAACATCATATGTAGATAATAAACCTGCTATAAAACTGTCTAAACATCCTGTATTTCACACGAGAGCAAAACACATTGCTTTGAGATACCACAAGCTAAGAAATGCAGTGGCAGCAGGCATAATTACCATAGAACATGTTATCACAAAGAAACAAGTTGCTGACATATTTACAAAAATCCTTCCAGCTGAATCATTTAAAACACATAGGGCTGTCATGATAAGGGAACCAGAAACTACAAAATAACCATACTCATGCGTATTCAGTTATGGGGGGATGTTAAATGTGGTAACCTAATAGCATGATATGAGTAATGCTTTAGTATTGTTTCAGAGTTGTTTCAGTAATGTTTtagacaaagaaaacataTAATAGTAAACCTGTAATCAGGTAGTACTTAAGAAACTATACTTTCTGTGTACAAAACACTAACTATGTAATTCTTACATTTACATAACATGTAGAAAGGTCCAATAAACTTACTATATTATGACATATAAGTTAGATCGTAATTCACTACGTCAACATATCCCacgataaaaaaaataccttGACTCAAGTGCCGAAACAGGAAATAATGAAAGATTTCATACAAGGTTGTTTCTAAGGTGCTATATGTCCCTACGGCCTCGTTTAGCCCCATCTCGCATGCAATACCGTAACATAGGTATATACACACAGAGAAGTAGTAATTTTACGTGTCTTATACTTATTTTATATAGAAATGTCCGACACTTGCGCTACACTAAGGCATATAAGATAGATCTTAATTCCTTgtattaacatataaacaGACAACATAACATAGCCAGTTTATCTTACTTATCTTTTCCTGGAAGAGATGGCATTATTTGTGTGTATCAAAGAggcctttttcaattttcattttaatatttttttaatattcttATATTGAACACATTTTTCTCCCCTAGATTTATGTTTCCTATTGCTCTCCATATCACATTATATCTATGAATGAATATGCATTGCTCTTCTGATACTATGGTATGAGAGGCCTTGGTAAAGGGCATCGATAACCGAAAGAATCATCCGCAGAGAAGTAGAATCTTAGAGCATATCGTCTCGTTGAGACCGTATAGATTCGCAAAAATAACAGAAACTTGCGTTaacattgaatttcaaactCAGTTTTCCATAATTAACTGTTAAAAAAGGCTACTATAAGGGTGTCAATTACTGTTCTGTTTCGCAGGATTAATTCCGTTATGTGCTCTTGTAATTGAGTTAGCGCTTCTTATATCTCTTCAGTAATGCAGCAGTAATAAAACACATTGGCTTCGCTTTcgctttttttccaaatcattaTCGAAGATTCTTTGCTTATGATATACTGGTGCTCGAGGATGATGAGAGGACACAACTTTTTGAGGCTTATCGTTATCGTCTGAGTCACAACAACATACATTAACTGTCCACGATTCAGGGATGTGCTATGAGTTCAATTTTCGCTGTAGTGCTGCCATTGGCGCTGCTACTGGTGTCTGGAAAAACTCCACAGCTTTCAATGGAGATGTGACTGCACGAGTGAGACATTATCTGTATTAGCTTCACAACCATACTCTGTTAGTAAGGAGCCATAGTCGACATCTGTCCAGCTCAATCGGGTATGATATTTGATATCCCCAAAATACATGGCTGTACCATGTAAAATGAGCGGTATATCGAAGATCAGTATATTTCAGCCTATACAGGATCCTActatttcaacaaaaatgatttcatcaaaattaaaTCACGCTGCAACATTGGTGAAGAATCTCAAAAGGTTAGTAACATCAATATATCGCGGAGTAGCTATCATTGTGGCAGTTAACTTAAAGGATATACAGTTAATTCAACAAGATTTTCAagtccattttttttgggcACGCTGAACACGCTCAATGTAGTACTTGTTTTGGAAATCACTCGCAAGTTTAATGGGACGAATTATATCAGTAATGTGTAAATTCCGACACAATGTTCGGTTAGTAGATTTACTGCTGGATTATTGGGTTCACCCGTAGACTGTTGCCGACTCCAAGAAAACTATGATCTCAATACAGGCATAAAGAATTGTTGTATCTGTGCCCATGTGATCTGTACCTTTTTTGCGGTACCAAAATCGCATGTTGCACTCACACTACGGAACACATCAACTTGTAACGACAACAATACAAAATACCAGGAGACATATCACTTTTTTTCGCCTAGAATGATTTACAATGGCATACACTTAGAAAAGTGCTATGACATGACGCCCTTACTAGAAGTTACATGattctccttttttttctttctttctttctttttcggtACAACATAATTAATGCATTCATACAGAGCGCATTTCCAGCATCATTTATTGGATAGTAACTCCTCCCGCActttcaatatcaatgaCGCTGACTCTTTTACTGACGCTGAGTCTTTACCGACGCTGAGTCTTTACCGACGCTGAGTCTTTACCGACGCTGAGTCTTTACCGACGCTtgtgaaaataaaaagtacGACACAGCTATATGCGTCGCAAGTTCAGATGTGGGTCTATCGAGCATGTTTATCCTATCCTGTTATGTCATTTTTATCGGAAGTAATAAAAGTGTAGAAATCACTTgtttttgccttttttgtGATTttgctttcatttttttttgccctTTTTTCACCAGCTTGGGGATCAACATCCTAATTTCTTGTTACTTCGATTATGTCTAAAAAGTGCCTTGATTTGagagaaaatattttcctCATCTGGCAAGACAACCAAACCATCTTCAGTGAATTCTTCGTGTGTCGCCTTGTCTATTAGTTCCGGGTCTCTCATGAACATTGTAAACGCAAAGAACGGTACCGTACATGCCAAGCCAACCGTCATTATTATTCGTTGAACATATCTGTAAGATTCAACCACAGCATCTCTTTCGGGTGAGCCCCAAGGATAATCACTAATGAATGTATAAGGTGATGCATATGCTATTTCTGCCAATGTATCGTTTCCAAGGTTCTTGTAGAGTTGGTTAGGCATGGTTTGTGTCCATATGGCACCAGAAACGGAGGCACCGATAGCAGCGCCTAGCTTTGAAAAGGTATACTGGATGCCGGTTATTACAGCCATCCTACTATGCGTAGTCATGGCTTGCAGTATGACGATCACTGAATTGCTGCATAGGAGACCACTCAAACCCATGATAACAGATGCAGCGATAACACCTTCATGAGACCCAGATCCTCCTCTGTATTTGTAAAAAAGGCCCATGCACACCATCCATGCAGCACAACCTCCGATTACAGAAAGTTTCAGTTTCCTTGTCTTTGCCACCAACAAACTGTAGAATGGAGATGCAGTAGCAGCAACAAAGTCAGGAAGGTTTACTATCCGAGCAGCCGAAGTGGACGATTCTTTCATCGATACCAGCAAAACAGGATACAGATAGTCACACGAAATgaaaaaggtgaaaaaattgaaaaaagtaacACCAAGGGGTGCCCAAATTCCACGATCACTTAGTAATTTGAACGGTAGAAGAGGAGATTTGGCAAATTTGGCCTCccaatataaaaaaatgaaaaataaacagCCACCTGAAACTAAAGTGGcaattatttttgaattgtGCCACTTCTGTGATGTCTCATTAGCCAACGTCAAAGGGACAAGGATACACCCTAGCGACACAGTTATTAATAATATGCCAACAATATCGAGTTTCCAGAATAGAAACACCAAATTCTCAAATAATCCGCCCGTTCTTTCCTTTCTAGCCTGTTCTTTGAGAGATCTCCACTCAGCAGTCTTTGAAGATTTGTACTTCATATAAAGAATAAGAAATATAATTGGCAAGGCAGAGAGTGGGTAAATAAAAGCCCACATTGCAATATTCCAGGACCAGTTTTTCTGAGGATTTGCTGCTGTGATAATATTACCTGAAATCCATGGTATTATGATATATGGCCAATATGAGGCGTACTGGTAAAACATTCTCCACTTCAAGGAGGAGAAATCAGAAAGTATTAATGTCAGGAGCAGATTTGTTCCGACGTATCCACAGTTATAGAAAACCGATCCTGCTGCATACATTGTGAGACGGGTCGCCTGTGATTGAATGATGGTTCCcattatataaaaaatagttGCAACTAAAAAAAGCCTTAGTCTTCCGAAGTGGTCAGAGAGTCTGGAGTAGACAACTTGGGATCCGACACTTACAACAGCATTGATAACTTGGACAGTTGAAAGTAAGGAGTGTTCTGAATATGAGTTCGTCGCATAGCCCGTATAGGTCGATCTAAGTGTGTAGTCTAAACTAATTCCAAACCCACATACAAACGCGGTACTTATCAGTagaattttatatttcaaGGAATCAAACTGTGCAGACATAAtttcgttttctttgagCTTAAAAAAGGTCGATGTCATAGAGTACGTGTCATCGTTTGAGTGACGTTCTCGCTCAATAATCTCACAGGACTGCCTAATtccactttttttattacttGAG
The nucleotide sequence above comes from Saccharomyces cerevisiae S288C chromosome III, complete sequence. Encoded proteins:
- the GEX1 gene encoding glutathione exchanger (Proton:glutathione antiporter; localized to the vacuolar and plasma membranes; imports glutathione from the vacuole and exports it through the plasma membrane; has a role in resistance to oxidative stress and modulation of the PKA pathway; GEX1 has a paralog, GEX2, that arose from a segmental duplication); the encoded protein is MSSSVVGASSNKKSGIRQSCEIIERERHSNDDTYSMTSTFFKLKENEIMSAQFDSLKYKILLISTAFVCGFGISLDYTLRSTYTGYATNSYSEHSLLSTVQVINAVVSVGSQVVYSRLSDHFGRLRLFLVATIFYIMGTIIQSQATRLTMYAAGSVFYNCGYVGTNLLLTLILSDFSSLKWRMFYQYASYWPYIIIPWISGNIITAANPQKNWSWNIAMWAFIYPLSALPIIFLILYMKYKSSKTAEWRSLKEQARKERTGGLFENLVFLFWKLDIVGILLITVSLGCILVPLTLANETSQKWHNSKIIATLVSGGCLFFIFLYWEAKFAKSPLLPFKLLSDRGIWAPLGVTFFNFFTFFISCDYLYPVLLVSMKESSTSAARIVNLPDFVAATASPFYSLLVAKTRKLKLSVIGGCAAWMVCMGLFYKYRGGSGSHEGVIAASVIMGLSGLLCSNSVIVILQAMTTHSRMAVITGIQYTFSKLGAAIGASVSGAIWTQTMPNQLYKNLGNDTLAEIAYASPYTFISDYPWGSPERDAVVESYRYVQRIIMTVGLACTVPFFAFTMFMRDPELIDKATHEEFTEDGLVVLPDEENIFSQIKALFRHNRSNKKLGC